From the Nocardiopsis changdeensis genome, one window contains:
- a CDS encoding threonine synthase, with the protein MSPALRYETLMERAPATPGGFTLMCVLCGDPSPDEAAHRCPTCDGAIDAVHDLASVSTAEGPPQKGENPLQRYFDLLPVRDRNSLKWLGEGSTPCFTAEKLGERIGMSRIALKNESENPTRSTKDRIASVGLSRLAELGVRRFVMASTGNSSTAYAHGVQSLEGVELALFCGRRFRHRLNYPDHPSVTTYLVDGDFVEAGRAARRFALRTGAFTEGGFFNVARREGLKLAYLEAFDQMDAEPDHVFQAVSSGMGLLGAYKGALEYRLLGRLSRVPRFTAVQQAGCAPMARAYAEGAESIAPRHIVHDPKGPAEAILRGDPTRTYPYIREVCRSSGGRITSVSEAEINAARDLLEETEGLRVCHASATALAGAVKMRREGEIAADDVVLVNLTGGDRTGWATPERVRNVPADWPQGPVSWEDAPVPVASAGTERAHV; encoded by the coding sequence ATGAGCCCGGCCCTGCGCTACGAGACGCTGATGGAGCGCGCGCCCGCGACGCCCGGCGGATTCACACTGATGTGCGTACTGTGCGGAGACCCGTCCCCCGATGAGGCGGCCCATCGCTGTCCGACCTGCGACGGGGCGATCGACGCCGTCCACGACCTGGCGTCGGTGTCCACTGCCGAGGGCCCTCCCCAAAAAGGAGAAAACCCCCTCCAGAGGTATTTCGACCTCCTGCCCGTCCGCGACCGGAATTCCCTCAAATGGCTCGGCGAGGGCAGCACCCCCTGCTTCACCGCGGAGAAACTGGGCGAACGAATAGGGATGTCCAGAATCGCACTGAAGAACGAGAGCGAGAACCCCACCCGGAGCACCAAGGACCGCATCGCCTCCGTCGGCCTTTCCAGGCTCGCCGAACTCGGCGTGCGGCGGTTCGTCATGGCGTCCACGGGCAACAGCTCCACGGCCTACGCCCACGGCGTGCAGTCCCTGGAGGGGGTCGAACTCGCCCTGTTCTGCGGCCGGCGCTTCCGGCACCGGCTCAACTACCCCGACCACCCCTCGGTCACCACCTACCTGGTCGACGGCGACTTCGTCGAGGCCGGCCGGGCCGCCCGGCGCTTCGCCCTGCGGACCGGCGCGTTCACCGAGGGCGGGTTCTTCAACGTCGCCCGCAGGGAGGGCCTGAAACTGGCCTACCTGGAGGCCTTCGACCAGATGGACGCCGAGCCCGACCACGTGTTCCAGGCCGTCAGCAGCGGCATGGGCCTCCTGGGCGCCTACAAGGGCGCCCTGGAGTACCGGCTGCTGGGGCGGCTCTCCCGCGTGCCGAGGTTCACGGCGGTGCAGCAGGCCGGATGCGCCCCCATGGCCCGGGCCTACGCGGAGGGGGCCGAGTCCATCGCCCCGCGGCACATCGTGCACGACCCGAAGGGGCCGGCCGAGGCCATCCTGCGCGGCGACCCCACCCGCACCTACCCCTACATCCGCGAGGTCTGCCGGAGCAGCGGCGGCCGGATCACCTCCGTGAGCGAGGCCGAGATCAACGCGGCCCGCGACCTGCTGGAGGAGACCGAGGGCCTGCGCGTGTGCCACGCGAGCGCGACCGCCCTCGCCGGCGCGGTGAAGATGCGCCGGGAGGGGGAGATCGCCGCGGACGACGTGGTCCTGGTCAACCTCACCGGCGGCGACCGCACCGGCTGGGCGACGCCCGAGCGGGTCCGGAACGTGCCCGCGGACTGGCCCCAGGGCCCGGTGTCCTGGGAGGACGCCCCCGTGCCCGTAGCGTCGGCCGGAACGGAGCGGGCGCATGTGTGA
- a CDS encoding phenylacetate--CoA ligase family protein: MRKVWEDRLPEALARASRSDFYRPRLEGRVSRTGPDDLAVLPLTTKDDLRAGYPFGMLAVPRRRVVSYHESSGTSAGRTTASFHTEADWEEMLDRFRRGRTSLGPDDTVLVRVPYAMVTIGHQVHGAARAAGAMVVPADARSTAMTYRRVLGLLCDLEVTVAAALPTEPLLWAACARETGGTPREHAPHLRALLATGEPLSDARRNRIGELWGCDVVVSYGNSECGSSLAGECPEGTLHLWADRYLPEVLDPATGRTSREGSGRLVVTTLYREAMPLVRYDTGDAVELSYGECPCGWALPRIRVLGRWDQGVEVGGRTVFGSQVEEVVFGLPARLGVLMWRARTHAGRLHVRVEVPEPDAAEAVAALTGGLDAAFGPGCRVEAVPLGTLVSLEELTRASHVAKPRYLSAAEEDTGLAYPAPAAP, from the coding sequence TTGCGGAAGGTCTGGGAGGACCGGCTGCCCGAGGCGCTGGCCAGGGCGTCCCGCAGCGACTTCTACCGGCCCCGCCTGGAGGGCCGGGTGTCCCGCACGGGCCCCGACGACCTGGCCGTGCTGCCCCTGACCACCAAGGACGACCTGCGGGCGGGCTACCCCTTCGGCATGCTCGCCGTCCCGCGCCGGAGGGTGGTCTCCTACCACGAGTCCAGCGGCACGTCGGCGGGCCGGACCACGGCGTCGTTCCACACGGAGGCGGACTGGGAGGAGATGCTCGACCGCTTCCGCCGGGGGCGGACGTCCCTGGGGCCGGACGACACCGTGCTGGTCCGGGTGCCCTACGCGATGGTCACCATCGGCCACCAGGTCCACGGTGCGGCCAGGGCGGCGGGGGCGATGGTGGTCCCGGCGGACGCGCGCTCGACCGCGATGACCTACCGCCGGGTGCTCGGGCTGCTGTGCGACTTGGAGGTGACCGTCGCCGCCGCGCTGCCGACCGAGCCGCTGCTGTGGGCCGCCTGTGCGCGCGAGACGGGCGGGACCCCCCGCGAGCACGCCCCCCACCTGCGTGCCCTGCTCGCCACCGGTGAGCCGCTGAGCGACGCCCGCAGGAACCGGATCGGCGAGCTGTGGGGCTGCGACGTCGTCGTCAGCTACGGCAACTCCGAGTGCGGCTCCAGCCTGGCGGGCGAGTGCCCCGAGGGCACCCTGCACCTGTGGGCGGACCGCTACCTGCCCGAGGTGCTCGACCCCGCCACGGGGCGCACCTCCCGGGAGGGGAGCGGCCGCCTGGTCGTGACCACGCTGTACCGCGAGGCCATGCCGCTGGTGCGCTACGACACCGGCGACGCGGTGGAGCTGTCCTACGGGGAGTGCCCGTGCGGGTGGGCGCTGCCCCGGATCCGGGTGCTGGGGCGCTGGGACCAGGGGGTCGAGGTGGGCGGCCGGACCGTGTTCGGCTCGCAGGTGGAGGAGGTCGTGTTCGGCCTGCCCGCCCGCCTGGGGGTGCTCATGTGGCGGGCGCGGACGCACGCGGGGCGCCTGCACGTGCGCGTCGAGGTTCCGGAGCCGGACGCCGCCGAGGCGGTCGCCGCGCTGACCGGGGGCCTGGACGCGGCCTTCGGGCCGGGGTGCCGGGTCGAGGCCGTGCCCCTGGGGACCCTGGTTTCCCTCGAGGAGCTGACCCGCGCCTCGCACGTCGCCAAGCCCCGCTACCTCTCGGCCGCCGAGGAGGACACGGGGCTCGCCTACCCGGCCCCGGCGGCCCCCTGA
- a CDS encoding class I adenylate-forming enzyme family protein, with protein MTPVLEALAAARDRQALHDPRDTLTAGEALDTVYRVARALAEYGHGPGRVVALVGPISARMYLVSLAAQVTGGAQVEIPVAMPARDQAALVQRCRADLVVVDPDAADASAVEGPGVRVLTLAPSPSGEDLFAAAERCSARPLAPRFRSGDPSRISLTGGTTGRAKPVLRRYRAPVHTRSPWAHHLGQDGTGPRRVLKTERLTGLGRTLGDVAVTCGAELVTLPVFDPSEVLAVIRGRGITHLLLAPHQLRLLLDLPETAGADLSSLRCVVTATAAASPALLRRAVERFGPIVHATYGQTEAGHICWLEPEDYARTGPAASYGCGRPIPGAQVRIRDEGGADLAAGERGRVWVRTPFLMDEYLDMPEDTARVLREGWLDTGDVGFLNGEGFLTLLGRSTDAMVIGGEVVYSAEVDALLQEHPAVEDSVTFDVPGEGGASLHTAVVLRGESEGDVGEDELRALVAARLPESHVPSSFRFVSRIPLTYAHEPCWDTLRAGAMARTR; from the coding sequence ATGACCCCTGTACTGGAGGCCCTGGCCGCCGCGCGGGACCGGCAGGCCCTGCACGACCCCCGGGACACGCTCACGGCGGGAGAGGCTCTGGACACCGTGTACCGGGTCGCCCGGGCCCTGGCGGAGTACGGCCACGGCCCGGGGCGGGTCGTGGCCCTGGTCGGCCCCATCAGCGCCCGGATGTACCTGGTGTCCCTCGCCGCCCAGGTCACCGGCGGGGCACAGGTGGAGATCCCCGTCGCGATGCCCGCGCGCGACCAGGCCGCCCTGGTTCAGCGGTGCCGGGCGGACCTCGTGGTCGTGGACCCCGACGCGGCCGACGCGTCGGCGGTCGAGGGGCCGGGGGTCCGGGTGCTGACACTGGCGCCCTCGCCGTCGGGCGAGGACCTGTTCGCCGCGGCCGAGAGGTGCTCGGCCCGGCCGCTCGCCCCGCGGTTCCGGAGCGGGGACCCCAGTCGCATCTCCCTGACCGGCGGGACCACGGGCCGCGCCAAGCCCGTTCTGCGCCGGTACCGGGCGCCGGTCCACACCCGGTCGCCGTGGGCGCACCACCTGGGGCAGGACGGGACGGGGCCGCGGCGCGTGCTCAAGACGGAGCGCCTCACCGGGCTGGGGAGGACCCTGGGCGACGTGGCCGTGACCTGTGGCGCGGAGCTCGTCACGCTCCCGGTGTTCGACCCGTCCGAGGTGCTGGCCGTCATCCGGGGGAGAGGGATCACCCATCTGCTCCTCGCCCCGCACCAGCTGCGCCTGCTGCTGGACCTGCCTGAGACGGCGGGGGCGGACCTGTCGTCCCTGCGCTGTGTCGTCACCGCGACGGCCGCGGCCAGCCCGGCGCTGCTGCGCCGGGCGGTGGAACGGTTCGGGCCGATCGTGCACGCCACCTACGGGCAGACGGAGGCGGGGCACATCTGCTGGCTGGAGCCGGAGGACTATGCGAGGACCGGGCCCGCGGCGTCGTACGGGTGCGGGAGGCCCATCCCGGGGGCGCAGGTCCGGATCCGCGACGAGGGGGGCGCGGATCTGGCCGCCGGTGAGCGCGGGCGGGTGTGGGTGCGCACCCCCTTCCTGATGGACGAGTACCTGGACATGCCGGAGGACACCGCGCGGGTGCTGCGTGAGGGGTGGCTGGACACCGGTGATGTCGGGTTCTTGAACGGGGAGGGGTTCCTGACCCTGCTGGGGCGCTCGACCGACGCCATGGTGATCGGGGGAGAAGTTGTTTATTCGGCCGAGGTGGACGCGCTCCTCCAGGAGCACCCGGCGGTGGAGGACTCGGTCACGTTCGACGTGCCGGGGGAGGGGGGAGCGAGCCTGCACACGGCCGTGGTCCTGCGGGGGGAGAGTGAGGGGGACGTTGGGGAGGACGAACTGAGGGCGCTGGTGGCCGCAAGGTTGCCTGAGAGCCATGTGCCGTCGTCGTTCCGGTTCGTGTCCCGGATCCCGTTGACGTACGCCCATGAGCCGTGCTGGGACACCCTGCGTGCGGGGGCGATGGCCCGGACCCGCTGA
- a CDS encoding DUF397 domain-containing protein, with protein sequence MREPQWHKSSYSGGSGSCVEVAEGAETLVRDTQNRELGHLGFAAGEWTALLRVLPAN encoded by the coding sequence ATGCGTGAACCCCAGTGGCACAAGAGCAGCTACAGCGGCGGCAGCGGCAGCTGCGTGGAGGTCGCGGAGGGGGCCGAGACCCTGGTGCGGGACACACAGAACCGGGAACTGGGGCACCTCGGCTTCGCCGCCGGGGAGTGGACCGCGCTCCTGCGGGTGCTCCCCGCGAACTAG
- a CDS encoding helix-turn-helix domain-containing protein → MNRRVDPKWRTFGRQLRHHRNQLSLRQVDVAREMGVVGSYYSAWETGTRHVDEKYVNKLDEVLKAAGRIAEEWGKLQRQTQNPLRFAELPDLEAAVTQLREFQPLVVPGLVQTPDYARALFEDTFPGITKASADRLVEARMERQEILGKEPRPLILMVITEAVLHQRVGGCGNGLLHEQRRRLLREAEAGRVRLQIVPHDTPHHYGNGGAFRLYTFADEPPVASAEYMTGEVIINDTDRYQECVTNFGLLQGEAYPEARSRQLIRELVDNA, encoded by the coding sequence GTGAACCGACGAGTCGACCCCAAGTGGAGGACTTTCGGCCGCCAACTGCGGCATCACAGAAATCAGCTCAGCCTGAGGCAGGTGGATGTCGCCCGTGAGATGGGAGTAGTCGGGAGCTATTACTCCGCTTGGGAAACGGGCACCAGGCACGTTGACGAGAAGTACGTCAACAAGTTGGACGAAGTTCTCAAAGCCGCAGGACGCATCGCTGAGGAGTGGGGGAAGCTCCAACGACAGACACAGAATCCCCTGAGGTTCGCAGAGCTTCCGGACCTGGAGGCGGCCGTGACACAACTCAGGGAGTTCCAGCCGTTGGTAGTTCCGGGGCTCGTGCAGACCCCTGACTATGCGCGCGCCCTCTTCGAGGACACCTTCCCCGGGATCACCAAAGCCTCAGCGGACAGGCTGGTCGAAGCTCGCATGGAACGCCAGGAGATCCTGGGCAAGGAGCCGCGGCCGCTGATTCTCATGGTCATCACCGAAGCGGTGCTACACCAGCGGGTTGGCGGGTGCGGAAACGGTCTACTGCACGAGCAGCGGCGGCGGCTGCTCCGAGAGGCGGAGGCGGGTAGGGTGCGTCTGCAGATCGTTCCCCATGACACCCCGCACCACTACGGCAACGGCGGTGCGTTCCGCCTCTACACCTTCGCTGATGAGCCCCCGGTGGCCTCCGCCGAGTACATGACCGGTGAGGTCATCATCAATGACACCGATCGGTACCAGGAGTGCGTGACGAACTTCGGCCTCCTCCAAGGTGAGGCGTATCCAGAGGCCCGAAGCCGTCAGCTGATTCGAGAGTTGGTCGACAATGCGTGA
- a CDS encoding VOC family protein, translated as MAASDGGAIVVSLPIADRMRAMVFYREVFGLAALGEPAEDGVPEPLQFEIGERTRLMLIPTGGFGWVLGEGREVAPPRSHEVLLSFAVGTPKAVDEVIERARQAGGKIVAAPEQQPWGYAGVCADLDGHLWQVTVVEADGV; from the coding sequence ATGGCCGCAAGTGATGGCGGCGCGATCGTGGTGAGTCTGCCGATCGCGGACCGGATGCGGGCGATGGTGTTCTACCGGGAGGTGTTCGGTCTCGCGGCGCTGGGCGAACCGGCCGAGGACGGGGTGCCCGAGCCGTTGCAGTTCGAGATCGGCGAGCGAACGCGGCTGATGCTCATTCCGACGGGAGGGTTCGGGTGGGTCCTGGGCGAAGGCCGGGAGGTCGCACCGCCCCGATCGCACGAGGTGCTGCTGAGTTTCGCGGTCGGCACGCCGAAGGCGGTCGACGAGGTGATCGAACGGGCCCGGCAGGCCGGAGGCAAGATCGTGGCGGCGCCCGAGCAGCAGCCGTGGGGTTATGCCGGTGTCTGCGCCGACCTGGACGGGCATCTGTGGCAGGTGACCGTCGTGGAGGCGGATGGGGTTTGA
- a CDS encoding class I SAM-dependent methyltransferase, with translation MADPTTDIPGYWDRYIQGVTRQGPEEAPILEWTQYPGHGPGAELLGEPSTALELGFGRGDAVAALASLGVKAAGVDMSPVAVRTAQQRWEHLGAEFHHADVTEFLGGTARKWEAVYSIWGAAWFTDPAVLFPLVHDRLEPGGRFVFSHASAVPGSYGVQGMYGVGFNGRRVWVYRWAYEPEEWENILTGHGFGQVRVWEETAPEEDHVGTVIGVAIR, from the coding sequence ATGGCCGACCCGACCACGGACATTCCCGGCTACTGGGACCGGTACATCCAGGGCGTCACCCGGCAAGGGCCGGAGGAGGCCCCGATCCTGGAGTGGACCCAGTACCCGGGGCACGGGCCCGGAGCCGAACTGCTCGGTGAACCCTCCACGGCCCTGGAACTGGGATTCGGTCGGGGCGACGCGGTCGCCGCGCTGGCCTCCCTCGGCGTGAAGGCCGCAGGCGTAGACATGTCCCCGGTGGCCGTGCGCACCGCACAGCAGCGGTGGGAGCACCTGGGTGCGGAGTTCCACCATGCGGACGTGACCGAGTTCCTGGGCGGCACCGCCCGGAAGTGGGAGGCGGTCTACTCGATCTGGGGCGCGGCGTGGTTCACCGACCCCGCGGTGCTGTTCCCCCTCGTCCATGACCGGTTAGAGCCCGGCGGGAGGTTCGTGTTCTCCCACGCTTCGGCGGTACCGGGGTCGTACGGGGTGCAGGGCATGTACGGGGTCGGGTTCAACGGCCGCCGGGTGTGGGTGTACCGGTGGGCCTACGAACCCGAGGAGTGGGAGAACATCCTCACCGGGCACGGGTTCGGCCAGGTTCGGGTGTGGGAGGAGACGGCACCGGAGGAGGATCACGTGGGCACGGTGATCGGGGTCGCCATCCGGTAG
- a CDS encoding alpha/beta hydrolase family protein: MDAITGTAAGVPFTALPPSGGNTGRAPLIVTWHMLDAPRTNAAFAAALPMAGVPAWRVHLGLPLCGSRMVDGRLDRHLELAREDILLAYLGPIVHQAVEEFPAALAELRRQLPIDDQPISILGASLGGAVALRVLTAPPSPIGAVALVNPAVRVSAAVELLATGLGQPYGWTAESRRVADELDFVGRAESLTGEPPLLLVSGENDHPALREDALSLVGVLRERYAHPCDIELATVPGLAHPLADEPGLEPVPQSPAAVAVDEVLTRWFLRGFDGLSAGGPAVAKTRPAQFETE; this comes from the coding sequence ATGGATGCGATCACCGGCACAGCCGCAGGCGTGCCGTTCACGGCCCTCCCCCCGTCCGGGGGGAACACCGGCCGTGCGCCGTTGATCGTGACCTGGCACATGCTGGACGCACCGCGCACGAACGCGGCTTTCGCGGCGGCGCTGCCCATGGCCGGTGTCCCCGCCTGGCGAGTACACCTGGGCCTGCCGCTGTGCGGCTCGCGTATGGTCGACGGCCGCCTGGACAGACACCTTGAACTCGCACGCGAGGACATACTCCTGGCGTACCTCGGTCCGATCGTTCACCAGGCGGTCGAGGAGTTCCCGGCCGCGCTGGCCGAGCTGCGCCGTCAGCTCCCGATCGATGACCAGCCGATCAGCATCCTCGGTGCGTCACTCGGCGGGGCGGTGGCTCTGCGGGTGCTCACAGCGCCGCCGAGTCCGATCGGGGCGGTCGCGCTCGTCAACCCGGCCGTACGGGTGAGCGCGGCCGTCGAACTTCTCGCGACCGGGCTCGGCCAACCCTACGGTTGGACCGCTGAATCCCGCAGAGTCGCAGACGAACTGGACTTCGTCGGCCGCGCCGAAAGCCTCACGGGGGAGCCGCCGTTGCTGCTGGTCAGCGGCGAGAACGACCACCCGGCGCTGCGTGAGGACGCGCTCTCCCTGGTCGGGGTGCTGCGCGAGCGGTACGCGCATCCCTGCGACATCGAACTGGCCACCGTGCCGGGCCTGGCCCACCCGCTGGCAGATGAGCCCGGCCTGGAACCGGTTCCCCAGTCGCCCGCCGCAGTGGCGGTCGACGAGGTCCTGACCCGGTGGTTCCTCCGGGGCTTCGATGGCCTGAGCGCCGGTGGTCCTGCGGTGGCGAAGACCAGGCCTGCACAGTTCGAAACGGAGTGA
- a CDS encoding GNAT family N-acetyltransferase yields MSLESSAQPAVNHPSSVHPDVGRAQEPCRVVVTQHADREEGTGARVAVDRASDGAFIGWCGLTGWNPDFRSASLGYIFDADVWGHGYATETAHAVLRWAFDTLDLNRVQAEADTRNAASARVLKKLGFVHEGTLREDCVVNGDVSDSWVFGLLRREWRPAADR; encoded by the coding sequence ATGTCCCTAGAGAGTTCTGCACAGCCAGCCGTCAACCACCCATCATCGGTCCATCCCGACGTGGGCCGGGCGCAGGAGCCCTGTCGCGTCGTAGTGACGCAGCATGCGGACCGAGAGGAAGGCACGGGGGCGCGGGTGGCCGTCGACCGCGCCTCCGACGGCGCGTTCATCGGCTGGTGCGGCCTGACCGGCTGGAACCCGGACTTCCGCAGCGCCTCCCTGGGCTACATCTTCGACGCCGACGTGTGGGGTCACGGCTACGCCACGGAGACCGCGCACGCCGTCCTGCGATGGGCGTTCGACACCCTGGACCTGAACCGTGTCCAGGCGGAGGCCGACACCCGCAACGCAGCATCCGCCCGGGTCCTGAAGAAGCTCGGCTTCGTCCACGAAGGCACCCTCCGCGAGGACTGCGTCGTCAACGGCGACGTCTCCGACTCCTGGGTGTTCGGCCTCCTCCGCCGCGAGTGGCGCCCGGCGGCCGACCGGTAG